The following proteins are co-located in the Vicugna pacos chromosome 3, VicPac4, whole genome shotgun sequence genome:
- the ACSL6 gene encoding long-chain-fatty-acid--CoA ligase 6 isoform X2 — translation MLTFFLVSGGSLWLFAEFILSLLEKMQTQEILRMLRLPELGDLGQFFRSLSATTLVSMGALAAILAYWFTHRPKALQPPCNLLMQSEEVEDSGGARRSVIGDGPQLLTHYYDDARTMYEVFRRGLSISGNGPCLGFRKPKQPYQWLSYQEVANRAEFLGSGLLQHNCKPCTDQFIGVFAQNRPEWIITELACYTYSMVVVPLYDTLGPGAIRYIVNTADISTVIVDKPQKAVLLLEHVERKETPGLKLIILMEPFEEALKDRGQECGVVIKSMQAVEDCGQQNHHVPVPPKPSDLSIVCFTSGTTGNPKGAMLTHGNVVADFSGFLKVTESQWAPTCADVHISYLPLAHMFERMVQSVVYCHGGRVGFFQGDIRLLSDDMKALCPTIFPVVPRLLNRMYDKIFSQADTPLKRWLLEFAAMRKQAEVRSGIIRNDSIWDELFFNKIQASLGGCVRMIVTGAAPASPTVLGFLRAALGCQVYEGYGQTECTAGCTFTTPGDWTSGHVGAPLPCNHIKLVDVEELNYWTSNGEGEICVRGPNVFKGYLKDPERTKEALDSDGWLHTGDIGRWLPAGTLKIIDRKKHIFKLAQGEYIAPEKIENIYIRSEPVAQVYVHGDSLKAFLVGIVVPDPEVMPSWAQKRGIEGTYAELCKNKELKKAILEDMVRLGKESGLHSFEQVKAIHIHSDMFSVQNGLLTPTLKAKRPELREYFKKQIEELYSTSM, via the exons AGTTCATCCTCTCACTTCTGGAGAAGATGCAGACACAGGAGATCCTGAGGATGCTGCGGCTGCCCGAGCTGGGCGACTTGGGCCAGTTTTTCCGAAGCCTCTCAGCCACCACCCTCGTGAGTATGGGTGCGCTGGCCGCCATCCTCGCCTACTGGTTCACTCACCGGCCAAAGGCCTTGCAGCCACCGTGCAATCTCCTGATGCAGTCAGAGGAAGTGGAG GACAGTGGTGGGGCCCGGCGATCCGTGATTGGGGATGGCCCTCAGCTGCTCACCCACTACTATGATGATGCCAGGACCATGTACGAGGTGTTCCGCCGTGGGCTTAGCATCTCAG GGAATGGACCCTGTCTTGGCTTCAGGAAACCCAAGCAGCCTTATCAGTGGCTGTCCTACCAGGAG gtggccaacagggcTGAATTTCTAGGGTCTGGACTTCTCCAGCACAATTGTAAACCATGTACAGATCAGTTTATCGGCGTTTTTGCACAAAATCGGCCAGAG TGGATCATCACGGAGCTCGCCTGTTACACGTACTCTATGGTGGTAGTCCCACTCTATGACACGCTGGGCCCTGGAGCAATCCGCTACATCGTCAACACAG CCGACATCAGCACCGTGATCGTGGATAAACCTCAGAAGGCCGTCCTTCTTCTGGAGCACGTGGAGAGGAAGGAGACTCCAGGGCTCAAGCTGATCATCCTCATGGAACCATTTGAGGAAGCTTTGAAAGACAGAGGGCAGGAGTGCGGGGTGGTAATTAAGTCCATGCAGGCTGTGGAG GACTGTGGCCAGCAGAATCACCATGTCCCTGTG CCCCCGAAACCCAGTGACCTCTCCATTGTGTGTTTCACAAGTGGCACGACAG GGAACCCAAAAGGTGCGATGCTCACCCATGGGAACGTGGTGGCTGATTTCTCAGGCTTTCTGAAAGTGACAGAG agtCAGTGGGCTCCCACTTGTGCGGATGTGCACATTTCCTATTTGCCTTTAGCACACATGTTTGAGCGAATGGTGCAG TCTGTCGTCTACTGCCATGGAGGGCGCGTGGGCTTCTTCCAGGGAGACATCCGCCTGCTCTCGGATGACATGAAGGCTCTGTGCCCCACCATCTTCCCTGTGGTCCCACGACTGCTGAACAGGATGTACGACAAG ATCTTCAGCCAGGCAGACACACCACTGAAGCGCTGGCTCCTGGAATTTGCAGCCATGCGTAAACAGGCTGAGGTCCGGAGTGGAATCATCAGGAATGACAGCATCTGGGATGAACTCTTCTTCAATAAGATTCAG GCCAGTCTTGGTGGGTGTGTGCGGATGATCGTTACTGGAGCAGCCCCTGCATCACCAACAGTCCTGGGATTCCTCCGCGCGGCTCTCGGGTGCCAG GTTTATGAAGGTTACGGCCAAACAGAGTGCACAGCTGGATGTACCTTCACGACACCCGGGGACTGGACCTCAG GACACGTAGGGGCACCTCTGCCCTGCAACCATATCAAGCTCGTTGATGTCGAGGAACTGAACTATTGGACCAGCAATGGAGAGGGAGAG ATATGTGTGAGAGGACCAAATGTGTTCAAAGGTTACTTGAAAGATCCAGAGAGGACAAAGGAGGCCCTGGACAGCGACGGCTGGCTTCACACGGGGGACATTGGGAGATGGCTGCCG GCAGGAACTCTTAAAATTATTGATCGGAAAAAGCACATATTTAAACTTGCTCAGGGAGAATATATTGCGCCCGAGAAGATTGAGAACATTTACATCCGGAGTGAGCCTGTTGCACAAGTCTACGTCCACGGGGACAGCTTAAAG GCCTTTTTGGTGGGCATTGTCGTGCCCGACCCAGAAGTCATGCCATCTTGGGCCCAGAAAAGAGGAATTGAAGGGACATATGCAGAGCTCTGCAAAAATAAG GAGCTGAAGAAAGCCATTTTGGAAGATATGGTGAGGTTAGGAAAAGAAAGCGGACTCCATTCTTTTGAACAG
- the ACSL6 gene encoding long-chain-fatty-acid--CoA ligase 6 isoform X6, whose translation MLTFFLVSGGSLWLFAEFILSLLEKMQTQEILRMLRLPELGDLGQFFRSLSATTLVSMGALAAILAYWFTHRPKALQPPCNLLMQSEEVEDSGGARRSVIGDGPQLLTHYYDDARTMYEVFRRGLSISGNGPCLGFRKPKQPYQWLSYQEVANRAEFLGSGLLQHNCKPCTDQFIGVFAQNRPEWIITELACYTYSMVVVPLYDTLGPGAIRYIVNTADISTVIVDKPQKAVLLLEHVERKETPGLKLIILMEPFEEALKDRGQECGVVIKSMQAVEDCGQQNHHVPVPPKPSDLSIVCFTSGTTGNPKGAMLTHGNVVADFSGFLKVTEKVIFPRQDDVLISFLPLAHMFERVIQSQWAPTCADVHISYLPLAHMFERMVQSVVYCHGGRVGFFQGDIRLLSDDMKALCPTIFPVVPRLLNRMYDKIFSQADTPLKRWLLEFAAMRKQAEVRSGIIRNDSIWDELFFNKIQASLGGCVRMIVTGAAPASPTVLGFLRAALGCQVYEGYGQTECTAGCTFTTPGDWTSGHVGAPLPCNHIKLVDVEELNYWTSNGEGEICVRGPNVFKGYLKDPERTKEALDSDGWLHTGDIGRWLPAGTLKIIDRKKHIFKLAQGEYIAPEKIENIYIRSEPVAQVYVHGDSLKAFLVGIVVPDPEVMPSWAQKRGIEGTYAELCKNKELKKAILEDMVRLGKESGLHSFEQVKAIHIHSDMFSVQNGLLTPTLKAKRPELREYFKKQIEELYSTSM comes from the exons AGTTCATCCTCTCACTTCTGGAGAAGATGCAGACACAGGAGATCCTGAGGATGCTGCGGCTGCCCGAGCTGGGCGACTTGGGCCAGTTTTTCCGAAGCCTCTCAGCCACCACCCTCGTGAGTATGGGTGCGCTGGCCGCCATCCTCGCCTACTGGTTCACTCACCGGCCAAAGGCCTTGCAGCCACCGTGCAATCTCCTGATGCAGTCAGAGGAAGTGGAG GACAGTGGTGGGGCCCGGCGATCCGTGATTGGGGATGGCCCTCAGCTGCTCACCCACTACTATGATGATGCCAGGACCATGTACGAGGTGTTCCGCCGTGGGCTTAGCATCTCAG GGAATGGACCCTGTCTTGGCTTCAGGAAACCCAAGCAGCCTTATCAGTGGCTGTCCTACCAGGAG gtggccaacagggcTGAATTTCTAGGGTCTGGACTTCTCCAGCACAATTGTAAACCATGTACAGATCAGTTTATCGGCGTTTTTGCACAAAATCGGCCAGAG TGGATCATCACGGAGCTCGCCTGTTACACGTACTCTATGGTGGTAGTCCCACTCTATGACACGCTGGGCCCTGGAGCAATCCGCTACATCGTCAACACAG CCGACATCAGCACCGTGATCGTGGATAAACCTCAGAAGGCCGTCCTTCTTCTGGAGCACGTGGAGAGGAAGGAGACTCCAGGGCTCAAGCTGATCATCCTCATGGAACCATTTGAGGAAGCTTTGAAAGACAGAGGGCAGGAGTGCGGGGTGGTAATTAAGTCCATGCAGGCTGTGGAG GACTGTGGCCAGCAGAATCACCATGTCCCTGTG CCCCCGAAACCCAGTGACCTCTCCATTGTGTGTTTCACAAGTGGCACGACAG GGAACCCAAAAGGTGCGATGCTCACCCATGGGAACGTGGTGGCTGATTTCTCAGGCTTTCTGAAAGTGACAGAG AAAGTGATCTTTCCGAGACAGGACGATGTGCTcatctccttcctgcctctggcTCACATGTTTGAGAGAGTCATCCAG agtCAGTGGGCTCCCACTTGTGCGGATGTGCACATTTCCTATTTGCCTTTAGCACACATGTTTGAGCGAATGGTGCAG TCTGTCGTCTACTGCCATGGAGGGCGCGTGGGCTTCTTCCAGGGAGACATCCGCCTGCTCTCGGATGACATGAAGGCTCTGTGCCCCACCATCTTCCCTGTGGTCCCACGACTGCTGAACAGGATGTACGACAAG ATCTTCAGCCAGGCAGACACACCACTGAAGCGCTGGCTCCTGGAATTTGCAGCCATGCGTAAACAGGCTGAGGTCCGGAGTGGAATCATCAGGAATGACAGCATCTGGGATGAACTCTTCTTCAATAAGATTCAG GCCAGTCTTGGTGGGTGTGTGCGGATGATCGTTACTGGAGCAGCCCCTGCATCACCAACAGTCCTGGGATTCCTCCGCGCGGCTCTCGGGTGCCAG GTTTATGAAGGTTACGGCCAAACAGAGTGCACAGCTGGATGTACCTTCACGACACCCGGGGACTGGACCTCAG GACACGTAGGGGCACCTCTGCCCTGCAACCATATCAAGCTCGTTGATGTCGAGGAACTGAACTATTGGACCAGCAATGGAGAGGGAGAG ATATGTGTGAGAGGACCAAATGTGTTCAAAGGTTACTTGAAAGATCCAGAGAGGACAAAGGAGGCCCTGGACAGCGACGGCTGGCTTCACACGGGGGACATTGGGAGATGGCTGCCG GCAGGAACTCTTAAAATTATTGATCGGAAAAAGCACATATTTAAACTTGCTCAGGGAGAATATATTGCGCCCGAGAAGATTGAGAACATTTACATCCGGAGTGAGCCTGTTGCACAAGTCTACGTCCACGGGGACAGCTTAAAG GCCTTTTTGGTGGGCATTGTCGTGCCCGACCCAGAAGTCATGCCATCTTGGGCCCAGAAAAGAGGAATTGAAGGGACATATGCAGAGCTCTGCAAAAATAAG GAGCTGAAGAAAGCCATTTTGGAAGATATGGTGAGGTTAGGAAAAGAAAGCGGACTCCATTCTTTTGAACAG
- the ACSL6 gene encoding long-chain-fatty-acid--CoA ligase 6 isoform X1 — protein sequence MLTFFLVSGGSLWLFAEFILSLLEKMQTQEILRMLRLPELGDLGQFFRSLSATTLVSMGALAAILAYWFTHRPKALQPPCNLLMQSEEVEDSGGARRSVIGDGPQLLTHYYDDARTMYEVFRRGLSISGNGPCLGFRKPKQPYQWLSYQEVANRAEFLGSGLLQHNCKPCTDQFIGVFAQNRPEWIITELACYTYSMVVVPLYDTLGPGAIRYIVNTADISTVIVDKPQKAVLLLEHVERKETPGLKLIILMEPFEEALKDRGQECGVVIKSMQAVEDCGQQNHHVPVPPKPSDLSIVCFTSGTTGNPKGAMLTHGNVVADFSGFLKVTEKVIFPRQDDVLISFLPLAHMFERVIQSVVYCHGGRVGFFQGDIRLLSDDMKALCPTIFPVVPRLLNRMYDKIFSQADTPLKRWLLEFAAMRKQAEVRSGIIRNDSIWDELFFNKIQASLGGCVRMIVTGAAPASPTVLGFLRAALGCQVYEGYGQTECTAGCTFTTPGDWTSGHVGAPLPCNHIKLVDVEELNYWTSNGEGEICVRGPNVFKGYLKDPERTKEALDSDGWLHTGDIGRWLPAGTLKIIDRKKHIFKLAQGEYIAPEKIENIYIRSEPVAQVYVHGDSLKAFLVGIVVPDPEVMPSWAQKRGIEGTYAELCKNKELKKAILEDMVRLGKESGLHSFEQVKAIHIHSDMFSVQNGLLTPTLKAKRPELREYFKKQIEELYSTSM from the exons AGTTCATCCTCTCACTTCTGGAGAAGATGCAGACACAGGAGATCCTGAGGATGCTGCGGCTGCCCGAGCTGGGCGACTTGGGCCAGTTTTTCCGAAGCCTCTCAGCCACCACCCTCGTGAGTATGGGTGCGCTGGCCGCCATCCTCGCCTACTGGTTCACTCACCGGCCAAAGGCCTTGCAGCCACCGTGCAATCTCCTGATGCAGTCAGAGGAAGTGGAG GACAGTGGTGGGGCCCGGCGATCCGTGATTGGGGATGGCCCTCAGCTGCTCACCCACTACTATGATGATGCCAGGACCATGTACGAGGTGTTCCGCCGTGGGCTTAGCATCTCAG GGAATGGACCCTGTCTTGGCTTCAGGAAACCCAAGCAGCCTTATCAGTGGCTGTCCTACCAGGAG gtggccaacagggcTGAATTTCTAGGGTCTGGACTTCTCCAGCACAATTGTAAACCATGTACAGATCAGTTTATCGGCGTTTTTGCACAAAATCGGCCAGAG TGGATCATCACGGAGCTCGCCTGTTACACGTACTCTATGGTGGTAGTCCCACTCTATGACACGCTGGGCCCTGGAGCAATCCGCTACATCGTCAACACAG CCGACATCAGCACCGTGATCGTGGATAAACCTCAGAAGGCCGTCCTTCTTCTGGAGCACGTGGAGAGGAAGGAGACTCCAGGGCTCAAGCTGATCATCCTCATGGAACCATTTGAGGAAGCTTTGAAAGACAGAGGGCAGGAGTGCGGGGTGGTAATTAAGTCCATGCAGGCTGTGGAG GACTGTGGCCAGCAGAATCACCATGTCCCTGTG CCCCCGAAACCCAGTGACCTCTCCATTGTGTGTTTCACAAGTGGCACGACAG GGAACCCAAAAGGTGCGATGCTCACCCATGGGAACGTGGTGGCTGATTTCTCAGGCTTTCTGAAAGTGACAGAG AAAGTGATCTTTCCGAGACAGGACGATGTGCTcatctccttcctgcctctggcTCACATGTTTGAGAGAGTCATCCAG TCTGTCGTCTACTGCCATGGAGGGCGCGTGGGCTTCTTCCAGGGAGACATCCGCCTGCTCTCGGATGACATGAAGGCTCTGTGCCCCACCATCTTCCCTGTGGTCCCACGACTGCTGAACAGGATGTACGACAAG ATCTTCAGCCAGGCAGACACACCACTGAAGCGCTGGCTCCTGGAATTTGCAGCCATGCGTAAACAGGCTGAGGTCCGGAGTGGAATCATCAGGAATGACAGCATCTGGGATGAACTCTTCTTCAATAAGATTCAG GCCAGTCTTGGTGGGTGTGTGCGGATGATCGTTACTGGAGCAGCCCCTGCATCACCAACAGTCCTGGGATTCCTCCGCGCGGCTCTCGGGTGCCAG GTTTATGAAGGTTACGGCCAAACAGAGTGCACAGCTGGATGTACCTTCACGACACCCGGGGACTGGACCTCAG GACACGTAGGGGCACCTCTGCCCTGCAACCATATCAAGCTCGTTGATGTCGAGGAACTGAACTATTGGACCAGCAATGGAGAGGGAGAG ATATGTGTGAGAGGACCAAATGTGTTCAAAGGTTACTTGAAAGATCCAGAGAGGACAAAGGAGGCCCTGGACAGCGACGGCTGGCTTCACACGGGGGACATTGGGAGATGGCTGCCG GCAGGAACTCTTAAAATTATTGATCGGAAAAAGCACATATTTAAACTTGCTCAGGGAGAATATATTGCGCCCGAGAAGATTGAGAACATTTACATCCGGAGTGAGCCTGTTGCACAAGTCTACGTCCACGGGGACAGCTTAAAG GCCTTTTTGGTGGGCATTGTCGTGCCCGACCCAGAAGTCATGCCATCTTGGGCCCAGAAAAGAGGAATTGAAGGGACATATGCAGAGCTCTGCAAAAATAAG GAGCTGAAGAAAGCCATTTTGGAAGATATGGTGAGGTTAGGAAAAGAAAGCGGACTCCATTCTTTTGAACAG
- the ACSL6 gene encoding long-chain-fatty-acid--CoA ligase 6 isoform X3: MLTFFLVSGGSLWLFAEFILSLLEKMQTQEILRMLRLPELGDLGQFFRSLSATTLVSMGALAAILAYWFTHRPKALQPPCNLLMQSEEVEDSGGARRSVIGDGPQLLTHYYDDARTMYEVFRRGLSISGNGPCLGFRKPKQPYQWLSYQEVANRAEFLGSGLLQHNCKPCTDQFIGVFAQNRPEWIITELACYTYSMVVVPLYDTLGPGAIRYIVNTADISTVIVDKPQKAVLLLEHVERKETPGLKLIILMEPFEEALKDRGQECGVVIKSMQAVEDCGQQNHHVPVPPKPSDLSIVCFTSGTTGNPKGAMLTHGNVVADFSGFLKVTEDDVLISFLPLAHMFERVIQSVVYCHGGRVGFFQGDIRLLSDDMKALCPTIFPVVPRLLNRMYDKIFSQADTPLKRWLLEFAAMRKQAEVRSGIIRNDSIWDELFFNKIQASLGGCVRMIVTGAAPASPTVLGFLRAALGCQVYEGYGQTECTAGCTFTTPGDWTSGHVGAPLPCNHIKLVDVEELNYWTSNGEGEICVRGPNVFKGYLKDPERTKEALDSDGWLHTGDIGRWLPAGTLKIIDRKKHIFKLAQGEYIAPEKIENIYIRSEPVAQVYVHGDSLKAFLVGIVVPDPEVMPSWAQKRGIEGTYAELCKNKELKKAILEDMVRLGKESGLHSFEQVKAIHIHSDMFSVQNGLLTPTLKAKRPELREYFKKQIEELYSTSM, translated from the exons AGTTCATCCTCTCACTTCTGGAGAAGATGCAGACACAGGAGATCCTGAGGATGCTGCGGCTGCCCGAGCTGGGCGACTTGGGCCAGTTTTTCCGAAGCCTCTCAGCCACCACCCTCGTGAGTATGGGTGCGCTGGCCGCCATCCTCGCCTACTGGTTCACTCACCGGCCAAAGGCCTTGCAGCCACCGTGCAATCTCCTGATGCAGTCAGAGGAAGTGGAG GACAGTGGTGGGGCCCGGCGATCCGTGATTGGGGATGGCCCTCAGCTGCTCACCCACTACTATGATGATGCCAGGACCATGTACGAGGTGTTCCGCCGTGGGCTTAGCATCTCAG GGAATGGACCCTGTCTTGGCTTCAGGAAACCCAAGCAGCCTTATCAGTGGCTGTCCTACCAGGAG gtggccaacagggcTGAATTTCTAGGGTCTGGACTTCTCCAGCACAATTGTAAACCATGTACAGATCAGTTTATCGGCGTTTTTGCACAAAATCGGCCAGAG TGGATCATCACGGAGCTCGCCTGTTACACGTACTCTATGGTGGTAGTCCCACTCTATGACACGCTGGGCCCTGGAGCAATCCGCTACATCGTCAACACAG CCGACATCAGCACCGTGATCGTGGATAAACCTCAGAAGGCCGTCCTTCTTCTGGAGCACGTGGAGAGGAAGGAGACTCCAGGGCTCAAGCTGATCATCCTCATGGAACCATTTGAGGAAGCTTTGAAAGACAGAGGGCAGGAGTGCGGGGTGGTAATTAAGTCCATGCAGGCTGTGGAG GACTGTGGCCAGCAGAATCACCATGTCCCTGTG CCCCCGAAACCCAGTGACCTCTCCATTGTGTGTTTCACAAGTGGCACGACAG GGAACCCAAAAGGTGCGATGCTCACCCATGGGAACGTGGTGGCTGATTTCTCAGGCTTTCTGAAAGTGACAGAG GACGATGTGCTcatctccttcctgcctctggcTCACATGTTTGAGAGAGTCATCCAG TCTGTCGTCTACTGCCATGGAGGGCGCGTGGGCTTCTTCCAGGGAGACATCCGCCTGCTCTCGGATGACATGAAGGCTCTGTGCCCCACCATCTTCCCTGTGGTCCCACGACTGCTGAACAGGATGTACGACAAG ATCTTCAGCCAGGCAGACACACCACTGAAGCGCTGGCTCCTGGAATTTGCAGCCATGCGTAAACAGGCTGAGGTCCGGAGTGGAATCATCAGGAATGACAGCATCTGGGATGAACTCTTCTTCAATAAGATTCAG GCCAGTCTTGGTGGGTGTGTGCGGATGATCGTTACTGGAGCAGCCCCTGCATCACCAACAGTCCTGGGATTCCTCCGCGCGGCTCTCGGGTGCCAG GTTTATGAAGGTTACGGCCAAACAGAGTGCACAGCTGGATGTACCTTCACGACACCCGGGGACTGGACCTCAG GACACGTAGGGGCACCTCTGCCCTGCAACCATATCAAGCTCGTTGATGTCGAGGAACTGAACTATTGGACCAGCAATGGAGAGGGAGAG ATATGTGTGAGAGGACCAAATGTGTTCAAAGGTTACTTGAAAGATCCAGAGAGGACAAAGGAGGCCCTGGACAGCGACGGCTGGCTTCACACGGGGGACATTGGGAGATGGCTGCCG GCAGGAACTCTTAAAATTATTGATCGGAAAAAGCACATATTTAAACTTGCTCAGGGAGAATATATTGCGCCCGAGAAGATTGAGAACATTTACATCCGGAGTGAGCCTGTTGCACAAGTCTACGTCCACGGGGACAGCTTAAAG GCCTTTTTGGTGGGCATTGTCGTGCCCGACCCAGAAGTCATGCCATCTTGGGCCCAGAAAAGAGGAATTGAAGGGACATATGCAGAGCTCTGCAAAAATAAG GAGCTGAAGAAAGCCATTTTGGAAGATATGGTGAGGTTAGGAAAAGAAAGCGGACTCCATTCTTTTGAACAG
- the ACSL6 gene encoding long-chain-fatty-acid--CoA ligase 6 isoform X4 produces the protein MQTQEILRMLRLPELGDLGQFFRSLSATTLVSMGALAAILAYWFTHRPKALQPPCNLLMQSEEVEDSGGARRSVIGDGPQLLTHYYDDARTMYEVFRRGLSISGNGPCLGFRKPKQPYQWLSYQEVANRAEFLGSGLLQHNCKPCTDQFIGVFAQNRPEWIITELACYTYSMVVVPLYDTLGPGAIRYIVNTADISTVIVDKPQKAVLLLEHVERKETPGLKLIILMEPFEEALKDRGQECGVVIKSMQAVEDCGQQNHHVPVPPKPSDLSIVCFTSGTTGNPKGAMLTHGNVVADFSGFLKVTEKVIFPRQDDVLISFLPLAHMFERVIQSVVYCHGGRVGFFQGDIRLLSDDMKALCPTIFPVVPRLLNRMYDKIFSQADTPLKRWLLEFAAMRKQAEVRSGIIRNDSIWDELFFNKIQASLGGCVRMIVTGAAPASPTVLGFLRAALGCQVYEGYGQTECTAGCTFTTPGDWTSGHVGAPLPCNHIKLVDVEELNYWTSNGEGEICVRGPNVFKGYLKDPERTKEALDSDGWLHTGDIGRWLPAGTLKIIDRKKHIFKLAQGEYIAPEKIENIYIRSEPVAQVYVHGDSLKAFLVGIVVPDPEVMPSWAQKRGIEGTYAELCKNKELKKAILEDMVRLGKESGLHSFEQVKAIHIHSDMFSVQNGLLTPTLKAKRPELREYFKKQIEELYSTSM, from the exons ATGCAGACACAGGAGATCCTGAGGATGCTGCGGCTGCCCGAGCTGGGCGACTTGGGCCAGTTTTTCCGAAGCCTCTCAGCCACCACCCTCGTGAGTATGGGTGCGCTGGCCGCCATCCTCGCCTACTGGTTCACTCACCGGCCAAAGGCCTTGCAGCCACCGTGCAATCTCCTGATGCAGTCAGAGGAAGTGGAG GACAGTGGTGGGGCCCGGCGATCCGTGATTGGGGATGGCCCTCAGCTGCTCACCCACTACTATGATGATGCCAGGACCATGTACGAGGTGTTCCGCCGTGGGCTTAGCATCTCAG GGAATGGACCCTGTCTTGGCTTCAGGAAACCCAAGCAGCCTTATCAGTGGCTGTCCTACCAGGAG gtggccaacagggcTGAATTTCTAGGGTCTGGACTTCTCCAGCACAATTGTAAACCATGTACAGATCAGTTTATCGGCGTTTTTGCACAAAATCGGCCAGAG TGGATCATCACGGAGCTCGCCTGTTACACGTACTCTATGGTGGTAGTCCCACTCTATGACACGCTGGGCCCTGGAGCAATCCGCTACATCGTCAACACAG CCGACATCAGCACCGTGATCGTGGATAAACCTCAGAAGGCCGTCCTTCTTCTGGAGCACGTGGAGAGGAAGGAGACTCCAGGGCTCAAGCTGATCATCCTCATGGAACCATTTGAGGAAGCTTTGAAAGACAGAGGGCAGGAGTGCGGGGTGGTAATTAAGTCCATGCAGGCTGTGGAG GACTGTGGCCAGCAGAATCACCATGTCCCTGTG CCCCCGAAACCCAGTGACCTCTCCATTGTGTGTTTCACAAGTGGCACGACAG GGAACCCAAAAGGTGCGATGCTCACCCATGGGAACGTGGTGGCTGATTTCTCAGGCTTTCTGAAAGTGACAGAG AAAGTGATCTTTCCGAGACAGGACGATGTGCTcatctccttcctgcctctggcTCACATGTTTGAGAGAGTCATCCAG TCTGTCGTCTACTGCCATGGAGGGCGCGTGGGCTTCTTCCAGGGAGACATCCGCCTGCTCTCGGATGACATGAAGGCTCTGTGCCCCACCATCTTCCCTGTGGTCCCACGACTGCTGAACAGGATGTACGACAAG ATCTTCAGCCAGGCAGACACACCACTGAAGCGCTGGCTCCTGGAATTTGCAGCCATGCGTAAACAGGCTGAGGTCCGGAGTGGAATCATCAGGAATGACAGCATCTGGGATGAACTCTTCTTCAATAAGATTCAG GCCAGTCTTGGTGGGTGTGTGCGGATGATCGTTACTGGAGCAGCCCCTGCATCACCAACAGTCCTGGGATTCCTCCGCGCGGCTCTCGGGTGCCAG GTTTATGAAGGTTACGGCCAAACAGAGTGCACAGCTGGATGTACCTTCACGACACCCGGGGACTGGACCTCAG GACACGTAGGGGCACCTCTGCCCTGCAACCATATCAAGCTCGTTGATGTCGAGGAACTGAACTATTGGACCAGCAATGGAGAGGGAGAG ATATGTGTGAGAGGACCAAATGTGTTCAAAGGTTACTTGAAAGATCCAGAGAGGACAAAGGAGGCCCTGGACAGCGACGGCTGGCTTCACACGGGGGACATTGGGAGATGGCTGCCG GCAGGAACTCTTAAAATTATTGATCGGAAAAAGCACATATTTAAACTTGCTCAGGGAGAATATATTGCGCCCGAGAAGATTGAGAACATTTACATCCGGAGTGAGCCTGTTGCACAAGTCTACGTCCACGGGGACAGCTTAAAG GCCTTTTTGGTGGGCATTGTCGTGCCCGACCCAGAAGTCATGCCATCTTGGGCCCAGAAAAGAGGAATTGAAGGGACATATGCAGAGCTCTGCAAAAATAAG GAGCTGAAGAAAGCCATTTTGGAAGATATGGTGAGGTTAGGAAAAGAAAGCGGACTCCATTCTTTTGAACAG